The nucleotide sequence CGCCCGCCACATTCGCCGAGGAGATGTACTTCATCATTTCCTCGTCCCGTCCCATGGTCCAGGCCCCAAAGCTTTCTCCCATATCGCAGTTCAGGTCCACCTGCACCGCATAGGCCCCCTTCTATCAGCTTTGTCGCAAAAACGATTCCACTTCCAGAATCCTCGTCTGCCTCTCCCGGCGCCGGCGCAGGGCCTCGGCCAGATCGATTTCGACGAATTTCGCTTTCTGGTTCGTCCGGGTCTGGGCGATGCGATCGAGATCCGCACTGATCACCGTGCCGATGGTGGCGTAGCCCCCTCCCGTCACGGCGTCGTTCAACAGGACAATGGGCTCCACGCCGTCCGGGACCTGGATGGAACCGATGGGATACCCGCAGTCGACCACGTTCGACGGGTTGCTGCCGGCCCCGAAGGGCTGAGGACGATCCACGAATTGTAAACGGATTCCCTTGTATCGATAACCCACGCGGTTGGCCTCGGGGGTGACGGTCCACTCGGCGGCAAAAAACTCCTGTTTACTCTCCTCGGTCAGCCGGTGTACGTACAGCCCCGGCACCACGTGGAGCTCCGCTGCCTCGGCAAAATTCGGACGCCATTTCGTGGGTAAGGCGACCCCTTCCCTGGGCGCTCGGGTTTGCAAGTCCCCCTTCTCGAGCATATCCCCGGCCTTCAAAGCCCGCCCCTCGTAGCCGCCGATGCCGCACAGGGCGTAGGTGGAACGGCTGCCCATGACCGGCGGGACTCCAATGCCTCCTTCCACGGCGATGTAGCTGCGGGCTCCTTTTTGCAGCATGCCAAAGGACAGCACGTCCCCGGACCGGGCAGCCACCGCCGTCCAGAGAGGGATGGGTTGTCCATTGAGAAAAGCGGGCATGTCGGCTCCGCACACGGCAAATCGAACATTTGCCCGGAATTCCAGTTCCGGGCCGAGATAAGTCGCCTCCAGGGTCGCCGCGGACGGATCGTTTCCCACCAGCAGATTGGCCACGGTGTGAGAATATTTGTCAAGAGCCCCGGAAGGTGGGAGGCCAATGCTGTAGTATCCGGGTCTCCCCAAATCCTGCACCGTTGTTGACAGCCCTGGCTTGATCACGCGGATCATCGCTCCAGCTCTCCTTTCACGGCCGCGGAGAATCCGGCGGGATCCCGGATGGCGTCGCCCGGGTTAAAGGTGATCTCCCGTATCCGGTATCGGAACGTCCCGTTGTCCACGGTGGCTCGAATGGCCTCGTACTCCTTCATGTCGATGGGCCGGAACCAGTAAATGTCTCCCGGCCGGGGAAAGACCATGGACTCCCGAAAATCCGGCAGGCGCTGGTCCCGGTCAAAAATCGGACTTGGGGAGATGCCGAACAATTGATATCCTCCCGCCCCGTCCACCGGGTAGATGGCCACAAAAGCGCCTCCGAATCCAAACGCCCGGGCCGGAGTATACGTGCGGGGCCGCACGTATTTGGGCACTTCGATCTGCTCCTCCCGGGGTGCGATCTGGAAGCACCAGGGCAGGCCCGGCACAAACCCCGTCATAGACACAATGTACGGTGCCCGACACAGAGCTTCGATAAAAGCTTCTGTCGAAGAAAACCCATTGATGCGCGCCGCGTATTCCAAATCTGTCGAGTTCGGGTCCTGGTGGCGATCCCGGGCCCGCATCAACGCCTCCCGGGTCCAGGGGTCATCGAAGAGGATCGGAAAATCCACCACCCGGGACGTGAGAGATACGCGGGCCAAATCGGTGGTGGACCGGTCTGTCGCCTCAAGGTGCCGCAACAAATCCTCGGGGGAGATCACGTCGGGATCGTACCGGACCATGTAAGACGCATTGGCCGGGCAGATGTCCAAGACTCCCCGAATATGATGCTCTTGCAGCTCCCGGGTGATGGCCATCACTCGGATGTTCGCTTCCAGGCTCATTTCCTCGGAGAGTTCGACGAAAATAAATTCATCGCCGCCATAGGTATAACGTGGGGTCGAATGTATGAGTCATCCCTCCTTCAACTGAGCGATCAAAGAAATCCCGTGCAAAATATATGCCATCTTTGCTTATCCTATCCGGAGAACGCCCGGGCCAGGCTGTGCAGGTGGTCGTCCTCTTTCCGGGGCTTGTCGTTGAGCGGATTTTGATTCATGCACGAATCAAACGGAATCCGATCGTGCACATATGAATTGCTCATCCCGGAAACATCGGCCATTCCGGGCTCTCCCCCGCCTTGGCATTCATTTTGCATACCGACATGGCAAGGGCCTGCGGGCAACTGTCAACCCGAGGCCAACCGCGGCCTAGAGCCCGACAAGGGGAAGGGAGCGAGGGAGTTTGACGCGTCGATTCATTGATTTAAAAACGCCGATCCCGGGCCCAAAGTCTCAGGCGTTGATGGAACGCCGGAAGGCTCGGGTGCCCAGGGGCGTGAGCAACGCCACACCGATTTTTGTCGATCGGGCGGAAGGCGCCTTGGTGACCGATGTGGACGGAAACACGTTTTTGGATTTTGCAGGAGCGATCGGAACGATGAACGCGGGTCACCGGCCCCCGGCGGTGGTCAAGGCCCTGCATGAGCAAGTGGACCGGTTTCTGCACACCAGTTTCCACGTGGCCATGTACGAGTCCTACGTGGCCTTGGCGGAAAAACTGGCGGAATTGACCCCCGGAAACTTTGAAAAGAAGGCAATGTTTCTCAACTCCGGGGCTGAGGCGGTGGAGAATGCGATCAAAATCGCCCGGCGATACACCGGGCGGCCGGCGGTGGTGTCCTTTACCCGGGGTTTCCACGGCCGGACGTTGATGGGCATGTCCCTCACCAGCAAGGTCAAACCCTACAAGTACCAGATGGGACCCTTTGCGCCGATGGTTTACCAGGCACCGTACCCCTACGTGTACCGCAGGCCGGCGGGGATGAGTGAGGAGGAATACACCGATTCGGTGATCGCCCAGTTCAAAGAATTTTTCTCCGCCGAAGTCTCACCCGAAGAGGTGGCCGCCGTGATTTTTGAGCCCGTTCAGGGGGAGGGCGGCTTCATCGTTCCGCCGAAGCGGTTCGTCGATGCGGTGAAGGAGTTCTGCGCCCAGCATCGAATTGTTTTTATTGCGGATGAAATCCAGACCGGCTTTGGGCGCACCGGGCGGTGGTTTGCCTCGGAGCATTTCGGGTTGGAGCCCGATCTGATCACCGTGTCGAAGTCTTTAGCCGCCGGGCTGCCCATCAGTGGGGTGGTTGGCAGGGCGGAGATTATGGACGCCGCGGAACCCGGTCAACTCGGGGGGACGTACGGGGGCAGTCCGCTGGGCTGCGCGGCCGCCCTCGGGGTGATTGAAACGATGCAACGGGAAAACCTGGTGCAGAAAGCGGAGGTCCTCGGCCGGCAATTGATAGATCGGTTCACCCGGTGGTACGAGCGTTACCCATTGATCGGGGACGTGCGGGGCCTCGGCGCCATGGCAGCGGTGGAGTTGGTGAGGGATCGCCAGACGAGGGAGCCGGCCAAGGACGAGACGGCCCGGGTGATCCAGGGATCCGTTCAGCGGGGCGTGTTGTTGATGGGCGCAGGGCTGTACAGTGACGTGATTCGGATTTTGTGCCCCTTGGTGACCACGCCGGAAGAGCTGGACGAAGGGCTCGATGTCGTGGAAGAAGCCTTGGCCGAAGTGAGTGGCGCGGTTTCGACTCAACAAGCTTGATAAATGGGAAGGGGACGGTTTCGGCCGGTCTCACTCCCTCAGGAGGTGCGGCCATGCGGCGATACGGATTGTATGTCGATGGGCAGTGGACCCCGGCAGGCAGCGGGAAAACGTTTGAGGTCTACAACCCGGCCACCGGGGACGTGGTGGGGGAAGTGGCGGATGCGTCGAAAGAGGATGTCCTTCGGGCCGTGGATGCGGCTCATCGCGCCTTTCCCGATTGGGCGGCGAAGACGGCGAAGGAGCGCTCGGAGATTCTCCGGCGGGCTTACGATTTGATGGTGGCCAATCTCGACGAGCTGGCGGTCATCATGACCACCGAGCAGGGCAAGCCCTTGGCCGAAGCCAAGGGAGAGATTCAGTACGCAGCCGATTTTGTCTTGTGGTATTCCGAGGAAGCGAAACGGGTGTACGGCGAAACGATCCCGGCTTCGTTTCCCCACAAACGGATCCTGGTCCTGCGCCAACCGGTGGGCGTGGTGGCGGCCATCACGCCGTGGAATTTTCCCGCAGCCATGATCACCCGAAAGATCGCTCCCGCCTTGGCGGCGGGCTGCACGGTAATCGTCAAACCGGCCAAACAGACGCCGCTCACCGCCTGCCGGCTGGTGGAGATTTTCGAAGAAGCGGGGATGCCTCCGGGGGTGGTGAACCTGATTACGGGAAGCCGGGCCGCGGAGATCGCCGATACGATGCTCGCCGACGAGCGGGTTCGGAAGATCACCTTCACCGGCTCCACCGAAGTGGGCAAGCAACTGATGCGCAAAGCGGCGGACACGGTGAAACACATCAGCCTGGAACTCGGAGGACACGCGCCATTCCTGGTCTTTGAAGACGCGGACATTGATGCGGCGGCCCGGGAGGTGGCGGCGAGCAAATTCCGCAATGCCGGCCAGACCTGTGTGTGCACGAACCGGGTGTACGTCCACGAGTCCATCGCCGAGCCCTTTGCCGCAGCCCTGGCCAAACGAGCGGCGGAGATGAAAGTCGGCAACGGCCTGGAAGAAGGAGTGGTCATCGGGCCTCTCATCGACCGCCAGGCTGCGGAAAAAGTCGAGGAGCACGTTCGAGATGCGGTCCAGAAGGGGGCCCGGGTGGTGACGGGCGGCCATCGGTTGAGCCGGACCGGCACCAAAGGGGAAGTGCACTTTTTCGAGCCCACGGTTCTGCTCGACGTCAGTGACGACATGCTGGTTCTCTACGAGGAAACCTTCGGTCCCGTCGCCCCGGTGCAGACCTTCCGGGATGACGAGGAAGCGGTCCGGAAAGCTAACGACACCCGCTATGGGCTGGCAGCTTACCTGTTCACCCGGGATCTGTCCCGGGCCGTGCGGGTGGCCGAGAGCCTGGAGTACGGGATTGTCGGCATCAACGATGGTCTGCCTTCCGTCGCCCAAGCTCCTTTTGGCGGTTTCAAGGAGAGCGGCTTGGGCCGGGAGGGCGGCCGCCACGGGATCGAGGAGTTCCTGGAGATCAAGTACGTGTCCCTGGCGCTCGTCTGAGGATTGTTTCGCGGTGGGGTTGTGGCCGCGGGGGTGTTCAGCCCCTCTGCGGCCGTCCCCTTTCTCGTCCATTTCTTCCCACCCATTAGAAAAACCGCACTTCTGCTGTACCGGCGGTGACGACCTCTCCGCTTTGGTTTATGGCGGCCAGTTCAAGCTCGGCGACCCGGTCATCGGGTTGAAGGGCACGCACCGTCCCCCGACAGGTCAAGACATCCCCCGGTTTGACCATGCGCTGGAACCGAACTTTCATGCGCAGGATATCCCCTTTTACCCCCAGAAGATGGCGCAGGTATTGTCCGAGAAAACCCATGCTTAACATACCGTGGGCGATGACACCGTCCAAGCCCGCCTGCCGGGCGAACTCCTCCACTGTGTGAAGGGGGTTAAAATCCCCCGAGGCGCCGGCGTATTTCACCAACTGCACCCGGTCCACGGGGGGCTTGACCAGCGGTTCGAGTTCCATGTTTTCCTTGAGTGTGTCCCAGGTCAGTTCCATGGCACCGCCCCCTCAGTCTTGTCGATAGATGATCGTCTCCCGGGCGGTGACCACCGGTAGGTCATTGATGTCTTTGGCCCGGGTTTCGATGACGATGAAGGTCATTCGTCCGCTTCGCCCGGCCCGATCGTAGACATCGATCACCTCTTGCTGCACCCAGTACCGGTCCCCCGGCCGCATGGGACGGTGGAAAATGTACTCCTGTTCCCCATGGAGAACGCGATGCAGGTCGAAGCCCGGCACATCGGATAGCGGGCTGGGGATGACCCGAGCCAGGGTGGTGGCAAAGGTCGGGGGAGCGATGAGCCCCCGAAAGGGGGTGGATGCGGCGAAGGCCTCATCCACGTACAGGGGAGACGGGTCTCCCACAGCTTCGGCGAATCGGCGGATATGTCCCTTTTCCACGTCGACGACATGAACGTTCGTCTTCTTGCCGATCAAGGAGCGATCTACCGGCATCTCCACACCTTTCCTTTCTCGGGGACGGGCCTGTTGGCTGCAGACTACGAAACTTTTCTGACGAGGACAGACGGCCTGCTTATCAGATTTCCACATCAATCTTCGTCCCCGGCCTTGAAAATTCCTGGTCGGTTCGCTGCTCGGCGATATCCCGATAAAGCCGCTATTCTCTACTATGGTGGCGTGATCCCATATCGTCGGTTGGTGCCCCTCAATCCGATGAATGTCACCGAGAAACTGGCATTTTATGCGGAGGACAGCGGAGCTCGGGTGGCTGTTGCCGGGCGGTTTCTTTTTGCCGCAGGCCGAGGCTTGTCCCCGTGGTGGTCAAGTGGTAGGCTAGATTTCGTGTGGGGGAGGATACATAGGAGGTCCGCGGGTGGCGGGATCTCGTTGAGGGAGAAGTTGGATGGGGGAGAGGAGAACGATCGGATGACTTGGATACAGGCGTTGTGGTTTGCGGCGGTGCAGGGAATTACGGAGTTGTTTCCCGTAAGCAGTGTGGCCCATGCTGTCATGTTGCCCGCGGTGCTGCACTGGCCGGTGGATCCGGATGGGCTGTTGCCTTTTACCGTGATGCTTCACTTGGGAACAGCTGTTGCGTTGCTCTTATTTTATTGGAGGGAATGGCTGTCGCTTATCGTCTCCCTGTTTCACAGCCGGGCGCCGGAAAAGCGCCGGGTGTTCGTATTGTTGGTGGTGGCGACCATCCCCGCGGCGGTGATCGGAGGGCTGTTTGAAAAGACCCTCCGGGCTCATTTTCCGTCCGCGTCCAGTGCCGCCTTTTTCTTGATGGTCAACGGCGTGATTCTCTGGATCGGGGACCGGCAGAGGCGCCGGGCGATAGCAAGATCTGGCATGTTCAGCCGGATCGGCAGAGAGGACGAGGAAATATCGCGGCTCGGGATGGGCCAGAGCTTTTTGATTGGGTGCGCTCAGTGTCTTGCGCTTATCCCGGGTTTTTCCCGGTCGGGAATGACGATGATCGCCGGGCTCTATGCGGGTCTCGGGTACGAGGCGGCGGCCCGGTTTGCCTTTTTGTTGGCGACGCCTGTGATCCTGGGGGCCGGGATCCTGGAGGTTCCGAAGCTGCTCCACGACCAGCACCGGGACTTGTTGGGCCCCGCCTTGGTCGGGGGATTGGCGGCGGGGGTGGCCGCTTTTGTGAGCGTGTGGATTTTGACGCGGTATTTTCAACAACAGGAGGTCCGGGCATTTCGACCTTTTGCGATTTACTGTCTAGTCATCGGGCTAGTTGCTCTGTTATACTTTGTGCTGTAGAGTCATAGACCGGGTATGGGAGTGAGCCCCGGGTCTTGGTGAGGTGGGGGTAGGCGCATCGCCAGGACACGGGGAAGGCTCCCGTCCCCGTACTGTCTGAAAGTTCCCATTTATAGTGACGGGTCGCAGTTTTGCAGACCGACTTCGGCAAGGAAAGGGACGAGAAGATGGAAGTGACGATCCAGGGCACAGTGGTCCGGTCCCGGGTTTTTCTCGACAGCGATGATTTTGTGGAGCGGGGGCTGGTCTTTGTACAGACCGATCGGCCCGTCAACATCGAAGGGCAGAGCTATGTGATGATCCCAGTGATTTTGGCCGATGCCGCCGCTCTCGATTCTCTGGGCGATCATATCTCGGTGACGGGTGAGTTGGTTCTCCGGCAGGTCCCCACCCCCTCCGGCAAGCTGACCTCCCACGCGGTTCCGGTGGTATGGATTGAGGCGAGGGTCCAAGAGAAAGCGCGTCCGGCCAACTGAGCCACTGGACGCACGAGAATCGCGCGTGAAATAATGGGTCACAGGGTATCCTGTGACTTTTTTTGTTGGAAGGAGGGCGGGAAAACTGACGATGGGTGAGACGCGAATGGCCGAACATTGGAGATATCGGGTCTATCAAGGGGTTCTGGTTATTGGGGGCAGCTTGGTGGCGGCGTACGGGTTGCGGGGGTTTCTGGTGCCCAATCATATCATCGACGGAGGCATGACGGGAATTTCCATACTGCTGTCCTATCTGACCGGATTGAACATTGGGTGGTTCCTGTTGGCCCTGAATCTTCCTTTTCTCCTGCTTGGCTACAACCAGATCGGCAAAACTTTTACCGTCCTGACCTTCCTCGGGGTTGCGGGGCTGGCGGTCTGGACCTGGGTGCTCGGCTCGGCGGCCGTGGTGACTCAGGATCTGTTGCTGGCGGCGGTGTTCGGGGGGGTGATCGTGGGTCTCGGGGTGGGATTGGTGATTCGACACGGGGGTTCCATGGATGGAACGGAAATTGTCGCCGTGGTGCTCAGTGAGCGGTGGCCCTTTTCCGTGGGCGAGATCATCATGTTTTTTAACGTGTTCATCCTGGGAAGCGCCGGATTCGTCTTCGGTTGGGACCGGGCCATGTACTCCTTAATTGCGTATTTTGTCGCGTACAAAACCATCGATGTGGTGGTGGACGGCTTGGATGAGTCCAAGGGGGTTTGGATTGTCTCCAACCGCGCCGAGGAACTGGGGGTGGTCATCTTGGCCCGCCTGGGGAGAGGGGTGACGTACCTCGAGGCCAAGGGCGGGTATTCCGAAGAGCCGAAGCAGATGATCTACACGGTGGTCACTCGGCTTGAGCTGCCGAAATTGCGTACCGTGGTGCGGGAAATCGACCCCCAGGCTTTCGTTTCCGTGGCGGACATTCACGAGACCATGGGCGGGTATTTTCGCAAGAGAAAGATCCACTGACGTTTGGGAGCCGTTGACCTGGGATTCTGTGGCATCAACGTGTGGGTTTGACAAACCGCTGCACCTCGTGCATACTGTATGTACCGGATGATGTGGTACACATGGTTCATACGGCACAAACGGGGCACGTTCTGCAGCGCAGGTATGGAGAACGGCCGTGAGGGGAAGGGGGATCGGGATGTGGTTGAGGATTGATCCCAGATCGGAAGTGCCCCTGTATCAACAGATTGTCGATCAAGTGCGGGAAGCCGTGGCAAGGAGGTGGCTGGAGCCCGGAACCCGACTTCCCTCGGTCCGGGAGTTGGCCGTCCAGTTGGCGCTGAATCACAACACTGTCGCTAAGGCTTACCAGGAACTGGAACGAGAAGGATTGATCGAAACGCTCCGGGGGCGGGGGACCTTTGTGGCGAAGCCGAATCCTCGAACGCCTTCCCCCGATGATGTGGCGTGGATGGAAAAGCAGATTCGACAACTCCTCATCGCGGCGTACCATTTGGGAATCGAGCCGAAAGTTTGGCTGGAGATCGCCGGCCGGGTGGTGGCCGGCTGGTCTCAATCGGAGGGAGGTTTCTGATGAGCTGGGCGGTCGAAGCGCGAGATTTGTCGAAAACGATCGATGGGGTTCAGGCTCTTAAGGATGTGACGCTGCACATTCCGACCGGAGCCGTGTATGGCCTCATTGGCCCGAACGGCGCTGGGAAAACGACGTTGATTCGCCTGATGTTGGGTATTTGGCAGCCCACCGTCGGCCAAGTACTCCTTTTTGGAAACCGGGCGGACGATCCCACGGGGATAGCCCGGCAAGGGGTGGGGTACGTGCCCGACATCCCGAACTGGCCGAACAATTTTCGCGTGGAAGATGTGTTGAAGTGGCACCGCCTTGTCTATCGGGGGTGGGACGAGCACCGGGCGGGGGCGCTGCTGGAGATGTTCCGACTCCGGCGCAGAGCATTATTGTCGACCCTCTCCAAAGGTCAGAAGATGCAGGTTTCCCTGTCCTGCGCTTTAGCGACGCATCCCCGGCTCCTGGTATTGGATGAGCCGACCAACGGCTTGGATCCCGTGGTGCGGAGGGAATTTCTTCAGCTTTTGGTCCGGCAGGTGGCCGAAGACGAGACCACGATGTTGTTTTCGACGCACCTCCTGGAAGATCTGCAACGGGTGGCGGATCACATCGGGGTTCTCTTTCAGGGCAGACTGCTGCTGTCCACGGCTTTGGCCGATCTGTGGGAGGAGGCCAGGAAAATCCTGGTTGTGTTCCGGCCCGAGGCGGAGCCCGACCTGTCCCAGTGGCCGGAAGTGTGGCGGGTGGAGCACGAGGGGCGGCTGTGGGTCCTGTGGGTCGGGGGCGCCGCGGAGAGGGTGATGGAACGGATCCGGGCGTTGGAGCCCGTGTACTGGGAAGCGGTACAACCGGCTCTGGACGATCTTTTTGTGGAAATGATGCGCCGGGAGGGGTACACCTATGGGGATCTGGAATTGGAATAACGCGGTGGCGTGGAGGGAGAGGCGCCAGAATACGTCCATGTGGGTGCTCGCGGTGGCGCTGATCTCTATTCCCGTCATCGGTCGGCTCCTCGGGGTGCAGTTGCTGGCTGGGGTGGGAGTGGCGGCCGAAAGAATGGTTCGGGAGGCCGCGGTGCAGACGGTGGAAGTTCCAACCGGGTACATCGCCCTGTGGAGCGTCGCCGCTCTGCTCCTCGCCGTGACCGCCTGGTATCGGGAGTGGACTCATCAAGGACTTCCCACGGTCCTGGCCGGGCCGGTGGGACGCCGCCATGTGGCGGGGACGAAGTGGTGGACCGGCTGGTTTGTGCTTCAGGGGGTCGTTCTCGCCAACGTCCTGGTGGCTGTCCTCATGGGGGCCTATGATGCGGGTTGGTGGGCGGTCTTCGACTGGTGGCTGTCATCGGCCATCGGCCTTTCGGCCGTGTACGGCACCGGGTTTCTCTTTGCCATGTGGAGTGGAACGGCCCGAAGTGCAAGCTTTACCTCTGCTTTTGTGGTTTTCGGTATTCACGTATGGGTCCGAATTCTCGTCACGGCTCTCGGCGGGGTGTTCGGAGATTGGACATGGTTCGCGAGCCGGATCCGGGGGGCGGTGGATGTGGCAGTCTATTTGACCGTGTCGGAATACCTGGCTCAAGAAGCGGTGTTTGGGAACACCGGGCTAAAGATTCTACTTCTCGCCGTGGCTGCCGTCGCTCTGTGGCTGGCGGTGTGGACGTTTGAACGACTGCCTTTGGAGCGAACGGGGAAGGCGTGGTTTTTCCGCTGGATCGAGACAGTGGGGCTGTGGATGGCCGGGATCACCGCGTTTGTCATCGCCGGGTCGATGGGAGCGGCGGTTTTTGTCTATCTCGGAGGCGGAGGGACCGGACACGTGCCGTCCACACCGGTGAGGGCCGGTGTTTTTCTGGTGGTCGGAGCCGTCTTTGTGTATTTGTTTCGTACCCTGGCCCTTTGGGCCGCCAGGCACAAGTATGCTCAGAGTTAGTGGAAATCCGAGGCGCACCGGGCCGGTTCCTCACCAGGATCGGGAGAAAGGGACTGGAAATGGACAGCTTTCGGCGGGGGCTGGTCCGGATCCTCCTTATCCGGCAGGTGGTTTTGGCGTGCGGGCAGCGGAACGGGTAAGCGTTAGTCTCACCGGACACCGTCTGGAAGCAGATGAATGAGGCCCCCGTCAGGATTGGGGGCCTTGTTGTAACGTCTGTATGATCTGGTCTTCCGACATGCCTTTTTGGAACGTGTAGGTGCCCGGTTTTAGATCTTGGTCCACGTGCGTGTCGGCGAGCTTCTGGTTAAAGGCGGCGACATCCTGGATGAGCCCTTTGTCGTGGAGAAACTGGGTCAGATCTCCGGCCGTCATCCCCATCTGAAGGGCGAAGGTGATCGTCTCGTTAGGCGGCGTCGCCTGCCCCTGGGCCGGAGGCGCAGCCCCCTCGGGTTTTGGGCCGGTACTTTCGGGCTTGGACGCTGCTCCACCGGGGACTTGGGCGGCCGTCCCGGACGGGGCCCCTTTTGTCGCGTTGGCGGAGGTGGGCACCAAGGTGTACCCAGCGGCGCTGGCCAAAGCTTCCAGGCGTTGTTGATTGTGGCCGGCCAGATATTGCCCCACTGATCCGGCGATCAGGGCGATGAGGACATAGGAGACCACCAAGGCCGCCCCCATCACCCGGGGTCGCTTCCACACGGGGCGGCTGGACAGCGCCGCCACGCCGCCGCTTCTCCACACGTCCCGGCGATAGATCAGCCAAGTGTCCACCAGGTGGTTTTGATAGGGAATCCGGACGAGGAACGAAAAACGTCCATCCCCTGTGTCCTCCACGGTCAGCACCTCGGCGGAGGTCAATTGCGCGTATAACTTTTGCCGGAGATTTTTGATCTCTTCCCGAGTGAGTTCCAGGTGGGCGATGAGGTACTGTAACACTTCCGCATCAAACACGTCAGGACCCGGAGGGGCGCAGCCGAGGTCTTGAATACTCTGCTGAAATCCCCGGTGGATCGATGATTCAAGCAAAACGTTGCGCTGGTTGGAC is from Kyrpidia tusciae DSM 2912 and encodes:
- a CDS encoding endolytic transglycosylase MltG, with the protein product MLPSNQRNVLLESSIHRGFQQSIQDLGCAPPGPDVFDAEVLQYLIAHLELTREEIKNLRQKLYAQLTSAEVLTVEDTGDGRFSFLVRIPYQNHLVDTWLIYRRDVWRSGGVAALSSRPVWKRPRVMGAALVVSYVLIALIAGSVGQYLAGHNQQRLEALASAAGYTLVPTSANATKGAPSGTAAQVPGGAASKPESTGPKPEGAAPPAQGQATPPNETITFALQMGMTAGDLTQFLHDKGLIQDVAAFNQKLADTHVDQDLKPGTYTFQKGMSEDQIIQTLQQGPQS